One Salifodinibacter halophilus genomic window, CGATGCTGGAATTCATGGACGGCCAGTGCGTGCGCCTGGCCCGCGATGTCGGCGGCGCCGATCTGCCGCACGAAGCCGGCGCCTTGCTGATGATCGAAGCCGACGGCGACGCCCACACCCTGGCGCACG contains:
- a CDS encoding FAD-binding oxidoreductase — encoded protein: MLEFMDGQCVRLARDVGGADLPHEAGALLMIEADGDAHTLAHALDALKRAAAGEGLLSLDDAAD